A stretch of Flavobacterium sp. N2270 DNA encodes these proteins:
- a CDS encoding DUF1566 domain-containing protein, producing MKKVIKKSYLVAAVLLATIVSCNSDDDTSATPINIENLEVTIDENPTNGQIIGTVQSNSNDALTYNITTQTPAGALSINAATGELLVADASFFDYEVNPTITATISVLEATNSGTVTINLNDLNEVGEYKFGGVIFWVNLLGNEGYSVAMDNQSAAAPYGCLHTATGATATAIGTGQANTNAILSICTTSGTAADLVDNLNTNGYDDWFLPSQDEMREIMNNMIIINTTLTNNGGAAFSVANANYWTSTESTAAEARVYNFTNDWFPTDYKSNLHPVRAVRAWSDF from the coding sequence ATGAAAAAAGTAATTAAAAAAAGCTATTTAGTAGCTGCAGTTTTATTAGCAACAATAGTAAGCTGCAATAGCGATGATGATACATCAGCAACTCCAATTAATATAGAAAATTTAGAAGTAACAATCGATGAAAACCCAACAAATGGTCAAATTATTGGTACAGTTCAAAGTAATAGTAATGATGCGTTAACCTATAATATTACAACGCAAACACCAGCAGGAGCCTTGAGTATTAATGCTGCTACAGGAGAATTATTAGTAGCAGATGCTTCCTTTTTTGACTACGAAGTAAATCCTACAATAACTGCAACTATTTCTGTTTTAGAGGCAACAAATTCAGGAACGGTAACGATTAATCTTAATGACTTAAATGAAGTGGGTGAATATAAATTTGGAGGAGTGATTTTTTGGGTAAATCTTTTGGGTAATGAAGGATATTCTGTGGCTATGGATAACCAAAGTGCTGCTGCTCCTTATGGATGTTTGCATACAGCTACAGGTGCTACAGCTACAGCTATTGGAACTGGTCAAGCTAATACTAATGCTATTCTATCTATTTGTACAACATCTGGGACAGCTGCAGATTTGGTAGATAATTTGAATACTAATGGGTATGATGATTGGTTTTTGCCAAGTCAAGATGAAATGAGAGAAATTATGAATAATATGATTATAATTAATACAACTCTAACAAATAACGGAGGAGCTGCTTTCTCAGTCGCTAATGCAAATTATTGGACTTCTACCGAGTCTACAGCTGCTGAAGCTAGAGTATATAATTTTACAAATGATTGGTTTCCTACTGATTATAAATCTAATCTTCATCCAGTTAGAGCTGTAAGAGCTTGGTCAGATTTTTAA
- a CDS encoding DUF3592 domain-containing protein, translating to MKYLLFFVLFLTSISSFSQEDWVKTEGTITEITIHSGRKTRETAVVKFNLEDGTEQLGNVELFRIPFIGSMKSVGDTVAVNYNKKNPVLLETVFGKFLSSYGMYILIFLGIIFSIKPFLTKKAQSADK from the coding sequence ATGAAGTATTTATTATTTTTTGTATTGTTTTTAACTTCTATTAGTAGTTTTTCACAAGAAGATTGGGTGAAAACAGAAGGAACAATTACTGAAATTACAATTCATAGCGGTAGGAAAACTAGAGAAACAGCTGTTGTAAAGTTTAATTTAGAAGATGGAACAGAACAATTAGGCAATGTGGAGCTTTTTAGAATTCCGTTTATAGGAAGTATGAAATCTGTTGGGGATACAGTTGCTGTTAATTATAACAAAAAGAATCCTGTTCTTTTAGAAACTGTTTTTGGTAAGTTTCTTTCTAGTTACGGTATGTATATATTAATATTTTTAGGAATTATTTTTTCAATAAAACCTTTTCTTACTAAAAAAGCGCAGTCTGCTGATAAATAA